Genomic window (Chloroflexota bacterium):
TGACCATGACGGCTTCGCCGGCAAGATAGCCGATGCCGGTGATCACCGCCGGGTCGTCGCCGTGGATGCGGTCGCCGTGAAGCTCGATGAAGTTCGAGACGATGCGCTCGATGTAGTCGCGGGAGGTGGGCCGCTGCTCGTGACGCGCAAGCTGGACGCGCTCCCACGCAGGGGCGGCAGGGCGCTCCACCGTGCGCAAGCGGCTGCGGTTCGCGATGGTGAGGCGGTATTTGAAGCCGAGAAGATCGAGCGCAAGCGCCAGCTGCTGCTTCAAGCGGCGCCGGTCCACGATAGCATCGATCATGCCGTGGGCCAGATAAAAGTCGGCTGTCTGGAACTCCTGGGGTGTCTTGCCTTCTTTCGTCGCCGCTTCCGCCAGGCGCTTCGGCGCAAAGCCGATGATCGCCCCCGGCTCGGCATAGACGATATCGGCCATGCTCATAGAGGCGGCCAGAAGGTGGCCGGAGGTGGGACTCGAAAGGATGGAGATGAAGGGGATGCCCTGCTTGCTCAGTCTCCGGAGGGCCATCACAATCTTGGGCATCTGCATCAGGGCAAGAACGCCCTCCTGGATGCGAGGGGTGCCCCCGCTGGCGATAAGGACAAACGGCAGCCGCCTTCGCGAGGCTGCCTCAGCCGCTTTGGTGATCTTTTCGCCGACGGCGCTGCCGATGCTGCCGCCCATAAAGGCATAGTCCAGCACCGAAAGGACAGCCTCAACACCGCCGATGTGCCCAGTGCCTGTAATGACGGCCTCGGCTATGCCGGTGACGCGTTGGGCCTCCGCGATGCGCTCCTTATAGGGAACACGGTCAGCAAAGGAGAGCGGGTCCAGGGGAACAAGGGACTCGTTGATCTCGCGGAAGGTGCGCGGGTCAACCAGGGCTTCGATGCGCTGGGACGCGCTGATGGTGTAATGGAAGCGGCAGTAGGGACAGACGTGGTAGCGATGATAGAGGACGGCGGACGCCAAATCACCGCCGCACGAGATGCACTTTTCGAGCTTATCGTGCGGTTGGGGCGCTGAAGCTGCCTCTTTCGCCTCTTTGGCCATCGCAGGGCTCCCACAAAGCCCATATGCGCCGAACGCGGAAGCCGCCCTCGCTACGCCACTTCTTCAGTTGCGACTGCGTAGCCTTCACGCTCGAGCTGCTCCACCAGACGCTTGGCTTTAGTATAGCCCACCTGGAGCCGTTTTTGTAAGAGCGAAGGGGAGACGCGCGTCCCTTGGCCGGCGATGGCCCGAGCCTTGGCGAGAAGCAGGTCTTCGCCGGACGCGACGGCTCCGGGTCCTGGCGATGCTTGCACGGGCACGGTCTTTGAAGGCGGAGGCGGCGGGCTGGCATTGTTGAGGCCGTTGTAGCCCTCCTCTTCATCGTCGCCTTCGTCCTCATCCAAATGCTGGGCGATGGAGCCTTGGGCATTGGGCGAATTGGCCATTTGGGTGACATCCTTGAAGAGATCGGGCGGGCGAGGCACGTCATCCTGGCTGTTCCAGGCGTGGACGATCTTCTCGATCTCGCGATCAGAGACAAAGACTCCCTGGACGCGCGCCGGCTTCTGGGCATCCTGGGGCTGGTAGAGCATATCGCCCTTGCCCAGGAGCTTCTCCGCGCCGACGGCATCGAGGATTGTGCGCGAGTCCACCTGGGAGGAGACGGCGAAGGCGATGCGCGTGGGGAAGTTGGCCTTGATGAGGCCCGTGACCACGTTCACTGAGGGGCGCTGGGTGGCGACGATGAGGTGGATGCCGGTGGCGCGGCCAAGCTGGGCCAAGCGGGTGAGCGCGTGCTCCACATCCATAGGCGCCGTCATCATCAGATCGGCCAATTCGTCTATGCAGATGACCAGGAAGGGCATCGGCTCCGCCACCTGCTTGCTCCTGTTGTAGGCCTCGATATTGCGAACGCCTACAGCCGCCAGCTTCTTATAGCGCTCGCTCATCTCCCAGAGCGCCCACTTCAGCGCGCTGACGACCTGGTCTACGTCCACGATGACCGGAGTGACAAGGTGCGGGATGCTGTTATAGGGCGTCAGCTCTACGCGCTTGGGGTCCACCATCAGGAAGCGGACATCCTTCGGCGTGGCGTACATGAGGATGGACGCGATAGTCGCGTTCATGCAGACGCTCTTGCCGGAGCCGGTGGCGCCTGCAACAAGGACGTGCGGCATCTTCGCCAGGTCAGCCACAACAGGCTCGCCGCCGGTACCCTTGCCCAGGGCGATAGCGAGCTTGCTCTTGGCACGCATCTTCTGAAAGGCGGCCGACTCCAATATGGAGCGGAAGCCGACGACTTCCGACTTCGAGTTCGGCACTTCGATACCGACCAGCGCCTTGCCGGGGATCGGCGCCTCGATGCGGAGGCTAGGCGTGGCGAGGGCCAGAGCAAGGTCCTTATCAAGGCCTGCGATGGCGTCAACCTTCACGCGCACCTTGGAGGTCTCTTCGCGCTTCACCACAGGCTCGCCATCCTCATCCACCATCAGTTTGCCGTCTTCATCGCGTAGGCGCACTTCCTTATACTTCCGGATCCAGCCGGGCTCCAGGCCGAACTGCGTGACGGCCGGGCCGGGGCTGATCTCCACCACCTTGGCCTCTATGCCGTGGCTGGCTATGGCCTCTTCGATGGCGGCGGCGCGCGACTTATTATCGGAATCGCTTGGCGAAGAGGAGGCGACGTGCTCCAAAACCTTGATCGAGGGGAGCCGCCAGCCGCCGTTGTCAGCCTGTTTCTCCAGATAGTCTTTGCCGTCCTCCATCAGTTCGCCGCTTGCAGACAGTTTCTGCTTCTTCTGCTTGGGAGGCTTTGCCTCTTTGGCCTTCTGCTCCGCGGCCTCGACCGTCGCCTGCTTCTCCGTCCCTT
Coding sequences:
- a CDS encoding acetyl-CoA carboxylase carboxyl transferase subunit beta gives rise to the protein MAKEAKEAASAPQPHDKLEKCISCGGDLASAVLYHRYHVCPYCRFHYTISASQRIEALVDPRTFREINESLVPLDPLSFADRVPYKERIAEAQRVTGIAEAVITGTGHIGGVEAVLSVLDYAFMGGSIGSAVGEKITKAAEAASRRRLPFVLIASGGTPRIQEGVLALMQMPKIVMALRRLSKQGIPFISILSSPTSGHLLAASMSMADIVYAEPGAIIGFAPKRLAEAATKEGKTPQEFQTADFYLAHGMIDAIVDRRRLKQQLALALDLLGFKYRLTIANRSRLRTVERPAAPAWERVQLARHEQRPTSRDYIERIVSNFIELHGDRIHGDDPAVITGIGYLAGEAVMVIGQDRGKKEQSGAHHEGYIYPEGFRKARRAMRLAAKFRLPLVTFVDTPGAYPGLEGEERGLAGAFGLMVGDMAELPTPVIAAIIGEGGSEAALAFSVADRILMMENSIYTPISPEAAALILYRDSARADSVAASLKLTAEDCMDLGIVDGVVPEPEEGAHTNIGEAARQLERLLVQALLDVQMTFTRTLLRSRAKKFRKMGSYGTLFEVALASEADKAQESFVNSVQDTIDRVLGREPDPNRRVKKRENGNRR
- a CDS encoding DNA translocase FtsK → MARTSGPLGAIKSFAASPGGAIKSLFTVSVWHEMLAGLLLIGFGALLYFTHATWWRNIGFGSLIAVPFAIVFIAAFSGRPMSVIRRWNLWIGAALIAMMLWGALCFFFTGAGALAEASVGGYMGGHILGAPHVGGGFRVAFLGILGLIFIAPSQAAWAVARASVAMGWLTHHGARYLFIGIKKAWGKFVFATIWTGDALKGWLDRRRGIAVPESLAQAPSGDGVAAAPTEGTEKQATVEAAEQKAKEAKPPKQKKQKLSASGELMEDGKDYLEKQADNGGWRLPSIKVLEHVASSSPSDSDNKSRAAAIEEAIASHGIEAKVVEISPGPAVTQFGLEPGWIRKYKEVRLRDEDGKLMVDEDGEPVVKREETSKVRVKVDAIAGLDKDLALALATPSLRIEAPIPGKALVGIEVPNSKSEVVGFRSILESAAFQKMRAKSKLAIALGKGTGGEPVVADLAKMPHVLVAGATGSGKSVCMNATIASILMYATPKDVRFLMVDPKRVELTPYNSIPHLVTPVIVDVDQVVSALKWALWEMSERYKKLAAVGVRNIEAYNRSKQVAEPMPFLVICIDELADLMMTAPMDVEHALTRLAQLGRATGIHLIVATQRPSVNVVTGLIKANFPTRIAFAVSSQVDSRTILDAVGAEKLLGKGDMLYQPQDAQKPARVQGVFVSDREIEKIVHAWNSQDDVPRPPDLFKDVTQMANSPNAQGSIAQHLDEDEGDDEEEGYNGLNNASPPPPPSKTVPVQASPGPGAVASGEDLLLAKARAIAGQGTRVSPSLLQKRLQVGYTKAKRLVEQLEREGYAVATEEVA